The Candidatus Liberimonas magnetica genome window below encodes:
- a CDS encoding B12-binding domain-containing radical SAM protein, with the protein MKVILTKPNYKSFFVTPPLGLGYLASHLKKENIDTVIIDGLRENLGLKDLTDRILGEKPDVVGINCLSDYYKEVIQLSKLIKQKNIPCIIGGTHPTFLPYQTLLESNADYVICGEGEIPLLKLIKNNLVNDNIPGVISRTNWENSTNIKTKAEIIKNLDDVPFPDWVQINPNKYSAAPLGFLIKNSPLAALVTSRGCPYGCTFCATPNFYDHKIRFRSPENVIEEIKYLTRTFGVKEIHFIDDNLTLDRSRILNICRLLINNNIKISWVCSNGIRADTLDEELVALMKASGCYFVGIGIESANRNILNNIKKGESLDTIINAIRLISKHGIQCQGLFIIGLPGETINTVNETINFAKKHPLTRADFGILNLFPGCKIWEDLPEDLKTKSYKDSKFNSLSLFTDLDRKYLKNIFRKAFISFYFRPRILFAAIRYLRLRQLKYIFRMLFKEYFLIT; encoded by the coding sequence ATGAAAGTAATCCTTACAAAGCCGAATTATAAAAGCTTTTTTGTTACGCCTCCCCTGGGTTTAGGTTATCTGGCTTCTCATTTAAAAAAAGAAAATATTGATACCGTAATCATTGACGGTTTGAGGGAAAATCTTGGATTAAAAGATTTAACTGACAGGATACTTGGTGAGAAGCCGGATGTAGTAGGTATAAACTGTCTTTCTGACTATTACAAAGAAGTTATTCAATTATCTAAACTAATCAAGCAAAAAAATATTCCATGTATTATCGGAGGCACCCATCCGACATTCCTGCCGTATCAAACCTTATTGGAATCAAATGCAGATTACGTTATTTGCGGCGAAGGGGAAATACCGTTATTGAAACTGATAAAAAATAACCTTGTCAATGACAATATCCCCGGAGTTATTTCAAGAACAAATTGGGAAAACAGCACGAATATAAAGACAAAGGCAGAAATAATAAAAAATCTGGACGATGTTCCTTTCCCTGACTGGGTACAAATAAATCCTAATAAATATAGTGCCGCACCTCTTGGATTTCTGATAAAAAATTCTCCTCTAGCTGCGCTTGTTACCTCGCGCGGCTGCCCTTATGGCTGTACTTTCTGCGCCACTCCGAACTTTTACGACCATAAAATAAGGTTCCGGTCTCCGGAGAATGTGATTGAAGAAATTAAATATCTAACCAGGACTTTCGGAGTTAAAGAAATACATTTTATAGATGACAATTTAACGTTAGACCGCAGCCGTATACTAAATATCTGCAGATTGCTAATAAATAATAATATAAAAATAAGCTGGGTTTGTTCAAACGGGATCAGGGCTGACACGTTAGATGAAGAATTAGTGGCTTTAATGAAAGCATCAGGGTGTTATTTTGTAGGGATAGGTATTGAATCAGCTAATCGCAATATCTTAAATAATATTAAAAAAGGTGAATCCTTGGACACGATAATTAATGCTATCAGACTTATAAGCAAGCATGGCATACAGTGCCAGGGCCTTTTTATTATTGGATTACCCGGAGAGACAATAAATACCGTAAATGAAACTATAAATTTTGCTAAGAAACACCCTCTAACCAGGGCAGACTTTGGAATATTAAATTTATTCCCGGGTTGTAAGATATGGGAAGATTTACCAGAAGACCTTAAAACCAAAAGTTATAAAGACAGCAAATTTAATTCACTTAGTTTGTTTACCGATTTAGACAGGAAATATCTAAAAAATATTTTTAGAAAAGCTTTTATAAGTTTTTATTTCAGGCCGCGGATACTATTTGCTGCAATTAGATATTTAAGGCTCAGGCAATTGAAATATATTTTCAGGATGTTATTTAAAGAGTACTTTCTCATTACATAG